The Daucus carota subsp. sativus chromosome 9, DH1 v3.0, whole genome shotgun sequence genome window below encodes:
- the LOC108201659 gene encoding protein unc-13 homolog, with protein sequence MAQNNAGQGEDLIWPFGRLEGLDEDDLCMAAYEIFFTACRSSPGFGGGKNALSYYPSEGEGGGGGGGGGGSPKGHGVGMTVTSKIKRALGLKLIKKRPPSSRRTHSWGSMPNNVNSPRDSPRASPSPSGSPRIGFTVPAHKPKRPLTSAEIMRQQMQVSEQSDNRLRKTLMRTLVGQTGRRAETIILPLELLRHLKPSEFKTGGEYHLWQKRQLKLLEAGLLLHPSIPVEKSNKFAMKLNEIITSSEIKPIDTGKNSEQMKTLCNCIAALAWRTSDNESPTDACHWADGYPLNVHIYIALLRTIFDTKDQTMVLDEVDELVELMKKTWSTLGINKLVHNMCFTWVLFEQYILTREVEIDLLAASLAMMSEIAHDVKTVDRETVVHVKMLKRALSSIKRWCEKKLLDYHANFNESRLGVMEILLPLASAVTKISEEVPGYATLVQDDGDIATDLTGNRVDLYIRSSLRNAFAKMLDDGNMSSDIIEVQDVTDALLQIAQGTHELAAKERETYSSILKKWHPVAAGAAAVTLHTCYGTLLKQYLTGTSHLLSNEAIEILHTAGKLEKFLVQMAVEDSAECSDGGKAIVREMVPYEVDAIITRSLKQWIQERLKSVKEALQTAKESETWNPKSKNEPYGHSAVELMKHAKQALDEFLEIPVGIAEDIAHNFTQGLEELFRDYATFVSSCGSKQSYVPTLPPLTRCNRDSKIRLLWKRASPCTVTLQDAVDTDNLEGNNNPRPSTSRGTQRLYIRLNSLHYVLSQLQVLEKTLSLSTTIVASPRNRLKNHSRQLHASNYFDHTRSAITSATQYVSQVAAYRLIFLDSNSVFYGGLYIHDVENSRVRPALRILKQNMTLLSAIVVDRVQPLAMKEVMKASFEAFLMVLLAGGASRVFTRPDHLMIEEDFDHLKKLFTCGEGIVSEDTVEKEARAVQGVIDLMGDSTEKLIGEFTHAACETSGIGGAGVGQKLPMPPTSGKWNREDANTILRVLCHRNDRASNHFLKWTFQLPKRR encoded by the exons ATGGCACAGAACAATGCAGGCCAGGGGGAGGACCTAATATGGCCTTTTGGTCGTCTCGAAGGCCTCGACGAGGACGACTTGTGCATGGCCGCGTATGAGATATTTTTCACCGCATGCAGGTCGTCCCCGGGGTTCGGAGGAGGGAAAAATGCACTCAGCTACTATCCCTCCGAGGGGGAGGGTGGCGGAGGAGGAGGCGGAGGCGGAGGCTCCCCGAAAGGGCATGGAGTGGGGATGACAGTGACTAGCAAAATAAAAAGAGCGTTAGGCTTGAAATTGATCAAGAAAAGGCCACCGTCTTCTAGAAGAACACACTCGTGGGGTTCGATGCCGAATAACGTTAATTCGCCTCGGGATTCGCCTCGTGCGAGTCCGTCGCCGAGTGGGAGTCCGAGGATTGGGTTCACAGTGCCGGCGCACAAGCCGAAAAGGCCTTTGACGTCGGCGGAGATTATGAGGCAGCAGATGCAGGTGTCGGAACAGAGTGATAATAGGCTTCGGAAAACGCTCATGAGGACTCTTGTTGGCCAG ACGGGGAGGAGAGCCGAGACCATAATCCTTCCTTTAGAGCTTCTCCGCCATTTAAAGCCATCAGAATTCAAGACCGGCGGAGAGTACCACCTATGGCAGAAGCGTCAACTAAAGCTTCTTGAGGCCGGACTACTTCTCCACCCTTCCATCCCAGTCGAAAAATCGAACAAATTTGCCATGAAATTGAACGAAATCATCACTTCCTCCGAAATCAAGCCTATAGACACTGGCAAAAACTCTGAACAAATGAAAACTCTCTGCAATTGCATTGCAGCCTTAGCATGGCGGACCTCGGACAATGAATCCCCCACAGACGCTTGCCATTGGGCTGACGGTTATCCACTCAATGTGCACATCTACATTGCCCTGCTCCGGACTATATTTGACACCAAGGACCAGACTATGGTCCTTGATGAGGTCGATGAGCTCGTCGAGCTGATGAAAAAGACATGGTCTACATTGGGGATTAACAAGTTAGTGCACAATATGTGCTTCACTTGGGTGCTATTCGAACAATATATTCTCACCAGAGAAGTTGAGATTGACTTACTTGCAGCATCACTCGCTATGATGTCTGAAATTGCACATGATGTGAAGACAGTTGATCGCGAGACGGTGGTACATGTGAAAATGTTGAAGAGGGCTTTGTCTTCTATCAAGAGATGGTGTGAGAAAAAATTGCTGGATTATCATGCTAATTTTAATGAGTCAAGACTAGGGGTGATGGAGATACTATTGCCCTTGGCCTCTGCAGTAACAAAAATATCCGAGGAGGTTCCTGGTTACGCTACTCTAGTACAAGACGACGGGGATATAGCAACTGATCTAACTGGTAATAGAGTAGATCTTTACAttcgatcatctctgagaaatGCATTTGCAAAG ATGTTAGATGATGGTAACATGAGTAGTGACATAATTGAAGTACAAGACGTGACCGATGCACTTCTTCAAATAGCGCAAGGGACACATGAGTTAGCAGCGAAGGAAAGGGAAACCTACAGTTCAATACTGAAGAAATGGCACCCTGTTGCGGCTGGAGCTGCTGCAGTGACTCTTCATACCTGCTACGGAACCTTGTTGAAGCAGTACTTAACTGGGACTTCACATTTGCTCTCGAATGAGGCCATTGAAATACTGCATACAGCGGGAAAGCTAGAAAAGTTTTTGGTCCAGATGGCAGTTGAGGATTCAGCTGAATGCTCGGATGGAGGGAAAGCTATTGTGAGGGAGATGGTTCCTTATGAAGTTGATGCTATTATAACGAGATCTCTGAAGCAATGGATACAAGAGAGGTTGAAAAGTGTTAAAGAGGCTCTCCAGACCGCCAAAGAGTCCGAG ACATGGAACCCGAAATCAAAGAACGAACCATATGGGCATTCAGCAGTGGAGCTAATGAAACATGCCAAGCAAGCACTTGATGAATTCCTTGAAATTCCGGTTGGCATTGCAGAGGATATAGCTCATAACTTCACTCAGGGCTTAGAGGAACTCTTCCGGGACTATGCTACATTCGTCTCATCctgcg GATCAAAACAGAGCTATGTGCCAACACTCCCTCCACTCACAAGATGCAACAGAGACTCGAAAATCCGATTATTATGGAAAAGGGCTAGTCCTTGCACAGTCACTCTCCAGGATGCAGTAGACACTGACAACTTAGAAGGTAACAACAATCCAAGGCCTTCAACTAGCCGTGGCACACAACGCCTTTACATCCGCCTCAATTCCCTTCATTATGTCCTCTCCCAGCTCCAAGTGCTTGAAAAAACACTCTCCTTGTCAACCACCATCGTGGCCTCCCCACGTAACCGCCTCAAAAACCATAGCCGCCAGCTCCACGCCAGCAACTACTTCGACCACACACGCTCCGCCATCACCTCTGCAACTCAATACGTCTCCCAAGTAGCTGCCTACAGACTAATCTTCCTCGACTCCAACTCTGTTTTCTACGGAGGCCTTTACATCCACGACGTGGAGAACTCACGCGTTCGACCAGCACTCAGGATTCTGAAACAAAACATGACCCTTTTAAGCGCGATAGTCGTGGACCGTGTCCAACCATTGGCAATGAAAGAAGTCATGAAGGCCTCATTCGAGGCCTTCCTCATGGTCTTACTAGCCGGAGGGGCCTCTCGTGTCTTCACAAGGCCTGATCACCTCATGATCGAGGAGGACTTCGATCATTTAAAGAAATTGTTCACTTGTGGAGAAGGTATCGTCTCCGAGGACACAGTAGAGAAAGAGGCAAGAGCAGTACAAGGCGTAATAGACCTCATGGGAGACTCTACTGAGAAACTCATCGGTGAATTCACTCATGCAGCTTGTGAGACTAGTGGCATTGGAGGAGCTGGTGTAGGCCAGAAGTTGCCGATGCCACCGACATCTGGTAAATGGAACAGAGAGGATGCTAACACCATTTTAAGAGTTCTGTGCCATAGAAATGACAGAGCTTCTAACCATTTCTTGAAGTGGACATTTCAGTTGCCAAAGAGGAGGTGA
- the LOC108203185 gene encoding cyanate hydratase: MEDIRGSIESVKRRSGKTYNQIAEETGLTNVYVAQLLKRQAQLKPDTAPKLKAALPELSDHVLQRMMEPPMRCYDPNLIQEPTVYRLNEAVMHFGESIKDVINEEFGDGIMSAIDFYCSVDKVKGVDGKDRVVVTFDGKYLPYSEQKSEHMVSKIKESCK; encoded by the exons ATGGAAGATATAAGAGGTTCCATAGAGTCAGTGAAGCGGCGCTCAGGCAAGACTTACAATCAGATAGCCGAGGAGACAGGCTTAACCAACGTATATGTAGCTCAGTTGCTCAAGCGCCAAGCTCAACTCAAGCCTGACACGGCTCCTAAGCTCAAGGCTGCCTTGCCTGAGCTCTCAGACCATGTTCTTCAAAGAATGATGGAACCACCCATGAGATGTTATGATCCTAATCTCATTCAAGAACCCACTGTTTACAG ACTGAATGAAGCTGTCATGCACTTTGGTGAGAGCATCAAAGATGTTATCAATGAGGAATTCGGGGATGGCAT AATGTCAGCTATAGACTTCTACTGCTCTGTTGATAAAGTCAAAGGTGTAGATGGGAAAGATCGAGTAGTTGTGACTTTTGATGGGAAGTATCTGCCTTACTCTGAGCAG AAATCTGAGCATATGGTATCCAAGATAAAGGAATCATGCAAATGA